From one Culex quinquefasciatus strain JHB chromosome 3, VPISU_Cqui_1.0_pri_paternal, whole genome shotgun sequence genomic stretch:
- the LOC6036412 gene encoding origin recognition complex subunit 4, producing MPVLQSETAKIRQFLKSRLQTDVTSFRGYESEWQNIRDLLFRTAEHGESNSALLLGTRGSGKTTLITSVLADLLPEANFYRNTVIVYLNGLLHTDDRLALKSATAQMNLENAVDGKVFGSFAENLAFLLECLKAGDKKKSKSVVFILEEFDLFCSHHNQTLLYNLFDVAQSAQAPICVLGITARLDVIELLEKRVKSRFSHRQIFLLPKENDFEGRVELFKILLKLPTDKEMKEYNKTFKPIPEDALQNQELPLLRRVFDPRSFSFSTKTISQWNKHIDALASNPKVISVLQNMYDYEVIEATFKTFLFELVCQLHDDNPLLTVEEVQAQGQQFEGDDKIHILCGLSVLELCLVIAMKHHSEIYDRDPFNFEMILTRYNKFANASTTMQGIERSVVLKAYEHVKNLELIAPISNASTSKVQKEYQLHRLLLTYGQIGQAVVKSQNLPTEVCQWAQSSLI from the exons ATGCCCGTCCTGCAAAGTGAAACGGCGAAAATTCGTCAATTCCTGAAAAGCCGCCTCCAAACTGACGTGACGAGCTTTCGCGGCTATGAGTCCGAGTGGCAAAACATCCGAGATTTGCTGTTCCGAACGGCGGAGCATGGCGAGTCCAACTCGGCTCTGCTGCTGGGAACGCGAGGCTCTGGGAAGACAACG CTGATAACATCGGTGCTGGCTGATTTGCTCCCGGAGGCCAACTTCTACCGAAACACCGTAATTGTGTACCTGAACGGGTTGCTCCACACGGACGACCGCCTGGCTCTGAAGTCGGCCACGGCCCAGATGAACCTGGAGAATGCCGTGGATGGGAAGGTGTTTGGCTCGTTTGCGGAGAATCTTGCCTTTTTGCTGGAATGTCTCAAAGCAGGAGATAAGAAAAAGTCCAAAAGTGTGGTCTTTATTCTGGAAGAATTCGACCTTTTCTGCTCACATCACAATCAAACCTTGCTTTACAATTTGTTCGATGTGGCCCAATCCGCCCAGGCTCCGATTTGTGTTCTGGGAATCACTGCTCGATTGGATGTGATTGAATTGCtggaaaaacgagtcaaatctCGCTTTTCTCATCGTCAAATATTTTTGCTGCCGAAAGAAAACGACTTCGAAGGAAGAGTCgaattgttcaaaattcttCTCAAGCTGCCCACAGATAAG GAAATGAAGGAATACAACAAAACTTTTAAACCAATACCGGAGGACGCTCTCCAAAATCAAGAATTGCCACTTCTGCGTCGTGTTTTTGACCCAAGAAGCTTCAGTTTCAGCACCAAAACCATTTCCCAATGGAACAAGCACATCGACGCCCTTGCATCAAACCCTAAAGTGATCTCCGTCCTGCAGAACATGTACGACTACGAAGTGATTGAAGCAACGTTCAAAACATTCCTCTTCGAGCTCGTTTGCCAACTGCACGACGACAATCCACTGCTCACCGTTGAGGAAGTCCAAGCCCAAGGGCAGCAGTTCGAAGGTGACGACAAAATCCACATCCTGTGCGGTCTTTCCGTTCTCGAGCTCTGCTTGGTAATCGCCATGAAGCACCACTCCGAGATCTACGACCGGGATCCGTTCAACTTTGAGATGATTCTCACGCGGTACAACAAATTTGCCAACGCCAGCACCACCATGCAGGGCATCGAGCGGAGTGTGGTGCTGAAGGCGTACGAACACGTCAAGAATCTGGAGCTGATCGCACCCATCAGCAACGCGTCGACGTCGAAGGTGCAGAAGGAGTACCAGCTGCATCGGTTGCTGCTTACGTACGGTCAGATCGGACAGGCCGTCGTCAAGTCGCAGAATCTGCCCACCGAGGTGTGTCAGTGGGCGCAGAGTTCGCTCATTTGA
- the LOC6036411 gene encoding uncharacterized protein LOC6036411 isoform X2: MENVATDDVIAESLGVGDLGQDMPKLPFGADGNFKMPSLDEFIKMLEGMDSLSDEEKEQLKQDVLKNSMTGRKMEAGFSDYLVFLTMIVLIASVFVFFGYKLYLSLTEKERKREEKLKAKQIKKKK, translated from the exons ATGGAGAACGTGGCAACGGACGACGTCATCGCCGAGTCCCTCGGGGTCGGCGATCTTGGCCAGGATATGCCCAAGCTGCCATTCGGGGCGGACGGTAACTTTAAAATGCCCAGCTTGGACGAGTTTATCAAGATGCTCGAAGGCATGGACAGTCTGTCGGACGAGGAGAAGGAACAGCTCAAGCAGGACGTGCTGAAGAACTCGATGACCGGCCGGAAGATGGAGGCCGGCTTTTCCGACTATTTGGTGTTTTTGACCATGATCGTCCTCATTGCGTCGGTTTTTG TATTCTTCGGCTACAAGTTGTACCTTTCGCTGACTGAGAAGGAACGTAAGCGGGAGGAAAAGCTGAAGGCCAAGCAGATTAAGAAGAAGAAATGA
- the LOC6036411 gene encoding uncharacterized protein LOC6036411 isoform X1, whose product MSSGDNPFTEALHSEALGEMLKDETKRGLAKQLTENLKKLSEMFVKLSDGEKSQFAKEFKGQFLNQLKNLNEMAQQQKVSQENGEAQKSIPEFGAADAFQEEVDSFLVIGFGMLIMLFVVFFGYKLYLSLTEKERKREEKLKAKQIKKKK is encoded by the exons ATGAGTTCTGGTGACAATCCTTTCACCGAAGCGCTCCATTCGGAGGCGCTAGGTGAAATGCTCAAGGATGAGACCAAGCGAGGTTTGGCCAAGCAGTTaacggaaaatttgaaaaagctgTCGGAGATGTTTGTAAAGCTATCCGATGGGGAAAAGTCGCAATTCGCCAAAGAGTTCAAAGGGCAGTTTTTGAATCAGTTGAAAAACTTGAACGAAATGGCTCAACAGCAGAAAGTCAGCCAAGAAAATGGTGAAGCCCAGAAGAGCATTCCTGAATTTGGAGCAGCTGATGCGTTTCAGGAAGAAGTCGACTCGTTTCTTGTGATAGGATTTGGGATGTTGATTATGCTGTTTGTTG TATTCTTCGGCTACAAGTTGTACCTTTCGCTGACTGAGAAGGAACGTAAGCGGGAGGAAAAGCTGAAGGCCAAGCAGATTAAGAAGAAGAAATGA
- the LOC6036413 gene encoding uncharacterized protein LOC6036413, with protein MKLLVLLLLVYVTAADETPGFFIKLSKSVPRIGRRGDFENFFLKQSKSVPRIGRRGGFLTEPANPSENANNWFERLMRPSKRLVENGQPAENGKIYSKVRPLDLHHIIDILSDDLFFGSDLKFISWDVLDKALEEDPDLMAKLGSLARDKEVHQLKQLLSENKSELIQYVPLEGGAADVHSNKAYIYRTDREDQSNAQLGKEKIEYQQ; from the exons ATGAAGCTTTTGGTATTGCTACTGTTGGTTTACGTTACAGCTGCCGATGAAACGCCAGGATTTTTCATTAAACTGTCCAAAAGCGTCCCTCGTATTGGACGTCGaggtgattttgaaaactttttcctgAAGCAGTCAAAAAGTGTTCCCAGGATTGGGCGACGCGGTGGTTTCTTG ACAGAACCAGCGAATCCTTCCGAGAATGCCAACAACTGGTTCGAGCGGTTGATGCGTCCTTCGAAACGGCTGGTTGAAAACGGTCAACCGGCTGAAAATGGCAAAATCTACAGCAAAGTTCGGCCACTAGATCTACATCACATCATCGATATCCTTTCGGACGACCTGTTCTTCGGATCGGACCTAAAGTTCATATCCTGGGACGTGCTGGACAAAGCCCTCGAGGAGGATCCCGATCTGATGGCCAAGTTGGGTTCGCTGGCACGTGACAAGGAGGTACACCAGCTGAAACAGCTGCTGAGTGAGAATAAGAGTGAACTTATTCAGTACGTTCCACTCGAGGGAGGTGCAGCGGATGTCCATTCCAACAAGGCCTATATTTATCGCACCGATAGAGAGGACCAGAGCAACGCCCAGCTCGGCAAGGAGAAGATCGAGTATCAACAGTGA
- the LOC6036410 gene encoding uncharacterized protein LOC6036410 — translation MAVSLLANLCNSSGLEQLCQTPEPLKFYYHSNSNSDHQHQHQQQQQQQQINNLGVEPDEGDEEQMEYANSFYQHQQQQQQNQQDFEEISQNYNLDNDDNYSGSPNNFQDYRNNFVDSPPDSKEAWPVEYSKMQSGLVPASTNNSNNAGPNNSNGTSNANSAVAAVAAAAAAVAAAQQQDGGVPYSGVVMPTRKRRIEWMSAHHQDQEENDSSEPKIASTDKERETRRKGSMRWPEELDLDLSNELSGNGYDSLLNFPVFKQELPSPPQKPGHEVIKSLKNAAGSSSMNHHHHHQQQQQQQQQLQNQDQQQQHHNQSGSQSNLGGNGNVGNGGNVQQNSVGNGLVGGLGGEAAGNVAALQNFMHANRYDSSGNINQASDGVQRPEHIHNDNRFQYVLAAATSIATKNNEESLTYLNQGQSYEIKLKKLGDLSPFRGKILKSIIKICFHERRLQYMEREQMQLWQASRPGERILDVDIPLSYGLIQVQPNSSSLLNTMEVYWDPMKEVGVYIKVNCISTEFTPKKHGGEKGVPFRIQVETFLDSTLNDTSGNSSGGLDSPVRPLHAAACQIKVFKLKGADRKHKQDREKILKRPPAEQEKFQRSCECTILTDITTESMLTPLVGSYSPEHIKRNISPILVATTPTSPVHINKFENIMSSFGASVTGTGANPPKSVSMATVAAVAAAAAVSSNPIGISNVSSTNGLCKLMDQNALSPTTQNSVEMDDFVPAITKESGPAMLTQWLNYHRLGAYSKTFSQFSGSDLLRMSKDDLCKICGLADGIRMFNILHSKAIAPRLTIYVCFEGTMYHAIYLHGNTISELVHKLQKIPGFTDVLQGMNSSENSNSPWLGNYQRAMKSSAAAAAAGSGGPKYSGGVTISDAHTSIPSPSSPISSSSMPPRINLLVNGPNGVHVLLTEDVLNNIKDESLFQLEVKPNGNVLMKAVAAVGTSGGGGENDMN, via the exons ATGGCGGTATCGTTGCTGGCAAACTTATGCAACAGCAGTGGATTAGAGCAGCTCTGCCAAACACCGGAGCCGTTAAAGTTCTACTAtcacagcaacagcaacagtgATCATCAGCAtcaacatcagcagcagcagcagcagcagcaaatcaACAACCTGGGTGTTGAGCCGGACGAAGGTGACGAAGAACAAATGGAATACGCCAATTCCTTCTaccagcatcagcagcagcaacagcagaatCAACAGGATTTTGAAGAG ATTTCGCAAAACTACAACCTCGACAACGACGACAACTACAGCGGATCCCCGAACAACTTCCAGGACTACCGCAACAACTTCGTAGACTCACCGCCGGACTCGAAGGAAGCTTGGCCCGTCGAGTACAGCAAGATGCAGTCGGGACTGGTTCCTGCCTCGacgaacaacagcaacaacgccGGACCCAACAACAGCAACGGCACCAGCAATGCCAACAGCGCCGTAGCTGCCGTGGCCGCCGCAGCCGCAGCTGTTGCCGCCGCCCAGCAGCAAGACGGTGGGGTACCCTACAGTGGGGTGGTCATGCCAACGCGCAAGCGACGCATCGAGTGGATGTCTGCCCACCACCAGGATCAGGAGGAAAATGACAGTTCCGAGCCCAAGATTGCCAGCACCGATAAGGAGCGGGAAACGCGACGCAAAG GTTCCATGCGCTGGCCCGAAGAACTGGATCTGGATCTGAGCAACGAACTTTCCGGCAATGGATACGACTCGTTGCTGAACTTCCCTGTCTTCAAACAAGAATTGCCCTCACCGCCACAAAAGCCTGGCCATGAAGTcatcaaaagtttgaaaaacgcTGCTGGATCGAGTTCGATGAATCACCATCATCACcatcagcaacagcagcagcaacagcaacagttgCAGAACCAAGAtcaacagcaacagcatcaCAACCAGTCGGGATCACAGTCCAATTTGGGTGGAAACGGAAATGTTGGCAACGGAGGCAATGTCCAGCAAAATTCGGTCGGAAACGGCCTGGTGGGCGGATTGGGCGGTGAAGCAGCGGGCAACGTGGCTGCGTTGCAGAATTTCATGCATGCTAATCGATACGATAGTTCAG GTAACATCAACCAGGCCAGCGACGGCGTTCAACGGCCAGAGCATATTCACAACGATAACAG ATTCCAGTACGTCCTGGCGGCCGCCACCTCGATCGCGACCAAGAACAACGAAGAATCTCTCACCTACCTGAACCAGGGCCAAAGTTACGAGATTAAGCTGAAAAAGCTGGGTGACCTGTCGCCCTTCCGGGGGAAGATACTGAAAAGTATTATCAAAATCTGCTTCCACGAGCGCCGCCTGCAGTACATGGAACGAGAGCAGATGCAACTCTGGCAGGCCTCTCGGCCGGGCGAGCGTATTTTGGAC GTCGATATTCCGCTTTCGTACGGATTGATTCAGGTGCAACCGAACAGTAGCAGTCTTTTGAACACGATGGAAGTTTACTGGGACCCGATGAAGGAGGTCGGAGTGTACATCAAGGTGAACTGTATTTCAACCGAGTTTACGCCGAAAAAACACGGCGGAGAAAAGGGCGTCCCGTTCCGCATTCAGGTGGAAACCTTTCTGGACAGCACGCTGAACGATACCAGCGGCAACAGTTCCGGCGGACTGGACAGCCCGGTCAGACCCCTGCACGCGGCGGCCTGCCAAATTAag GTTTTCAAACTCAAGGGAGCCGACCGCAAGCACAAACAGGATCGTGAAAAGATCCTCAAGCGTCCGCCGGCGGAACAGGAAAAGTTCCAGCGCAGCTGCGAGTGTACGATTCTGACGGACATCACCACGGAGTCGATGCTGACTCCGCTGGTCGGCAGTTACAGCCCGGAGCA CATCAAGCGCAATATATCGCCGATACTTGTGGCCACCACCCCCACGTCCCCGGTGCACATCAACAAATTCGAGAACATCATGTCCTCGTTCGGAGCCAGCGTGACCGGCACCGGTGCCAACCCCCCCAAATCAGTGTCGATGGCAACGGTAGCCGCGGTCGCTGCTGCCGCCGCCGTCAGCAGCAATCCGATCGGCATCAGTAACGTTTCGTCCACCAACGGGCTGTGCAAGCTGATGGACCAGAACGCGCTGTCGCCGACGACGCAGAACAGCGTCGAGATGGACGACTTTGTGCCGGCAATTACGAAGGAGTCGGGTCCGGCCATGCTTACCCAGTGGTTGAACTATCACCGGCTGGGCGCGTACTCGAAGACGTTTTCGCAGTTTTCGGGGTCGGATTTGCTGCG AATGTCCAAGGATGATTTATGCAAGATTTGCGGCTTAGCCGACGGGATTCGTATGTTCAACATATTGCATTCCaa gGCCATCGCTCCACGTTTGACGATTTACGTATGCTTCGAGGGAACCATGTACCACGCCATATATTTGCACGGCAACACCATCTCGGAATTGGTCCACAAGCTGCAGAAGATTCCCGGCTTCACGGACGTCCTACAGGGTATGAATTCGTCCGAAAACAGCAACAGTCCGTGGCTGGGCAACTATCAGCGTGCGATGAAGAGCTCGGCCGCCGCCGCAGCCGCTGGTTCCGGCGGGCCAAAATATTCGGGCGGTGTGACCATCAGCGATGCGCACACGTCCATTCCGTCGCCATCGTCGCCcatttcgtcgtcgtcgatgcCACCGCGGATAAATCTGCTCGTCAACGGGCCGAACGGGGTGCACGTGCTGCTGACGGAGGACGTTCTGAACAACATCAAGGACGAGAGTCTGTTCCAGCTGGAAGTCAAACCGAACGGAAACGTGCTGATGAAGGCTGTCGCGGCCGTCGGGACTTCCGGGGGTGGCGGAGAAAACGATATGAATTAA
- the LOC119770125 gene encoding uncharacterized protein LOC119770125, whose protein sequence is METENKSSEFVVFMVNKMLIDIENTLLQSHRQRETTGIKKLYNSFFVLF, encoded by the coding sequence ATGGAGACGGAAAATAAGAGTTCGGAATTCGTCGTTTTTATGGTCAACAAAATGCTGATTGATATCGAGAATACTCTACTGCAAAGCCATCGACAGCGCGAAACTACCGGAATTAAGAAGCTCTACAACTCATTCTTCGTGCTGTTCTAA